In one Hemiscyllium ocellatum isolate sHemOce1 chromosome 29, sHemOce1.pat.X.cur, whole genome shotgun sequence genomic region, the following are encoded:
- the c1qtnf5 gene encoding complement C1q tumor necrosis factor-related protein 5 yields the protein MSCITLSVLLLLLSCALANIKDNNLSGFCAGHPGIPGTPGRNGYPGLPGRDGRNGRDGMPGLPGQKGEAGIQGLRGPMGEQGNPGLPGPIGEKGVKGDSIINYISAFSAKRSKTHTLPQLEEAVQFNVIIYNDQRHYDPETGKFTCEIPGLYYFVVHSTVFKTSLQFDIMKNNVSMSSFFQYYDNWPKPVSLSGGALMHLDAKDQVWVQVAVGDYNGIYSSVKTDSTFTGFLVYSDWQNAQILV from the exons ATGAGTTGTATTACCTTATCTGTGTTGCTCTTGTTGCTGTCATGTGCCTTGGCCAACATTAAAGATAACAACCTTTCCGGATTTTGTGCTGGACATCCAGGAATTCCAGGAACTCCAGGACGTAATGGGTATCCAGGGCTGCCGGGGCGGGATGGGAGAAATGGGAGGGATGGAATGCCTGGATTACCAGGACAGAAGGGCGAAGCAGGAATACAAG GTTTGCGTGGTCCAATGGGGGAGCAAGGAAATCCAGGGCTACCTGGACCAATAGGTGAGAAAGGAGTCAAAGGGGACAGTATAATTAACTACATCTCAGCATTCAGTGCAAAACGTTCCAAAACTCACACCCTGCCCCAGCTTGAGGAAGCAGTCCAGTTCAATGTGATTATATACAACGATCAAAGACACTATGACCCGGAGACAGGAAAATTCACTTGTGAGATTCCAGGGCTCTACTATTTCGTGGTCCATTCCACCGTTTTCAAAACCAGCCTGCAGTTTGACATCATGAAGAACAATGTTTCCATGTCATCTTTCTTCCAGTACTATGACAACTGGCCAAAGCCTGTCTCACTGTCAGGTGGGGCTCTCATGCATTTGGACGCCAAGGACCAGGTGTGGGTGCAAGTGGCAGTGGGAGATTACAACGGGATTTATTCTAGTGTAAAGACAGACAGCACCTTCACTGGGTTTTTAGTCTATTCTGATTGGCAAAATGCTCAAATTCTGGTTTAA